The Bacillus sp. F19 DNA segment CTTTCGTGTATACGTATGGCAGTCCTCGTGTCGCAGACCCTGTCTTTGCTTCCCAGTTCAACCAAACGGTAAAGAATAGTATTCGTATTTTCAATGTCCATGACATTATTCCTACTTTGCCGGATCAAGCGTATCCGCCTCCGTTTACAAAGAACGGATTATTCTATCGGCATGTAGACAAGAAGGTTTCGCTCTCTTTCCAGCTGAACAGTTTACCTGTTCGCAATCATGAGATTGTCTGTTATTTTAAAAACCTCAGCCAACAGAATCCATCTTTTACCAAATCATTATGTGATGAAAACCCGGGATTTTGTCCCGATACGGAATTATGTGTTCCGTTTATAGGAATATGTGGTGAGAAGACATCCACAAACAATGACAAGAAGTAATGGGATTGAGTAATTCATTGAATATTATTTTATGAAATATTTTAATATCAAATATTTTAATAGGTTTAATTGTAGCTTTATCGACCTTCTTTATCTAATAGCTTGCATTAAAGTAGCAGCATAAAAGGATCTTCGTTTGGAGATCCTTTCTTTAATGCCTATAATCTTTCATTATGTTAACTAGTTTTGTATAGAGTATTCATGTGATACTTTGGAAATCTCGAGAGTTTAGTTTAAAAAAACACCTATATAGTGGTTTTATTTTGCCCTCCTGTGAAGTCTGGGAGTGCTTTATTTATTCATGTCTTGGAATAGTCTTTTGAATGTATTGAATGTTTCCATATCCCATTCACAAAGCCATTTAATATATCTGGCTTCCTCCTCTGACAATTCCCTTCCAGTTCCTGCCTTGATTATGTTTTCCAATTACTTATACTTCACTTCATCACTAAGCCTAATAATCATCTCTAACAGTCCTTTCTCCTTGAATACTTTCCTCAATTTTAACAATTAAAAAGGAGGCAGAGCAGGATTTATTAAAAAAGAATGGGTACCTATTAGATACCCATTCCTTTTTTGTTTGCCGATAATTGACTTTATGTCAACTAAAAATGTATAGAATATACATTTCAGGTCATCTGATTGTACACCTTATTTAAATAGAATAGATATCGATCAAATGAAATCGAACTTTCGTTATGGTGAACGACGATATGCTGGTATTTATAAATCGAATAATCTCGTTGCGACATCGAAAATTTCGCCAGGTGTTTAAAAGACGGTCTTGTAACTAAATTTGTCAGATAGGCTGATTGATTTGCTCCCGGCTTTCTCCTTTTATTCAAAGCATGAATCATTTGTTCAGCTGTCTTTATTGCTAATCCATGTCCAAAATACGTACCATCTCCTAAAACAACAGCATTTTCTCCTCTCCACTGAGGGGTTCGCGGATTAAAGTCCGGATTGTTGAAATATACAACATCTCCAGGCAAAAAACGGTGAGAATAAATTGATCTTAATCCGAGGTCAGGATCAGCATGCCAGCTGTATAAATAGATGTTTTGAAATAATTGATTAAACAAGTATTCGCCAATAAGACTTAGGACCGCATGGTAATAAATAATGACCTTTCCCGTTGCACATTCAAACGCATACTGTGAACTGTTAATGTAAATATCTTGAATTGCGTCAGAAGGTTTTACACCTTGCCACAGCTGGAATCCACCGGTACTCGTTAAATGCCAGTATTGAGGATTACAACGGGATCTTGCAAATACTTCAAACCCCACATTACTTTGATTCATGGCTCTTGCGCTTACTATGATGTTTTTTCTTAACTTGCGTTCAAACGATGATATATACATCCTCCTCCGTTACCACATTATTTTTAATAAAATAAATATATGGTTAACACTAGAGGTTCATGAGTAGATACTGTTGATCAATCCCTTTGCTTCTTATAACATCGCTTATGTTAATTAAAAACAAGGCTTTCATGCAGGACATTTAATAAACTAGCATGAATATATGAACGTAAAAGTAAAATGAAAGTAGGTGGCTTTTACGTATGCTAGTAAGTGAAATCATTCATAAAATTATGACGAAAGAAATGACCATTAAAGAACTAGCCGTATTGTAGGCTTGATGACAGGGTTCTTGCTGTAGACCGCAAAGTAAAGTAGCCAAGAGCACTTTTATCTGGAGAAAATCCAATTAATTATTCGTTTAAATTTGGATTCACTAGATTCATTCACTTGAACCCTTGCTAGCATCTTTTGTGCCTCTAGCAGAAACACTTCTACCTCCTGTAAGTTTTCAAACGTTTTAAATGGTTTACAATATGGATTATCGTCCAATTCATCTGCATAGTATGCCTTAGCAGATTCAGAATCTAACCCATAATTTTCTAAAATTATTCCCATTTCTTTTGCTTTTCTAAACAAATTAGTTCTTTTAGGATCAGGGGTATTGACTGTTACTAAAGCATAAACAAGTGGAATTCCAGCGACCTTTGCAAATAGTATACGATGGTTCCCGTCAAAAATATAAAATTTATCTTTATATTCACTGAGGGTAATTGTATTGCTTCCTAGACCATCTCCGTTCATCTCTCTACGTTGCTCTGGAGTACTTGTCATATATTTAAAAAAGTACTCAGGATTCTCTAGAAACGTCCTACAGCACTCAGGTTGATTAGACCTTTCAAAAGCTTATATAACTGAATACTCTGAGTATTTAGAGTGAAATGTACTAAAGATTTGTTGAGGGTTAACCAATTTTTCTACTTCAGTCTTTGTACAACAGAATGACTCAAATTTAGGCCAATCATTCATTTTTTTCAATAGATAATCTGGTGGATTACTCCTGTCAATTCCTAGCTTTTGATAAAACAGGGAGATTTCTTCGAGCTCGTCCTGTTCAAAAGTATCAAATATTCTATGAGTATCCATATTTGTTGTTCCTTCCTTTCATTTGATCGAACCTAAAAGGCTTGAAGTAGCCAAAAGCACTCTAAAGTTGTGGTAAAAGTATTTGGTAATACTTTTGGACATATCTTTTGGTAATTATAGAATCCAATAGCAATCATTCAACTGCTAAATGGACAAAGTAGTTACAAAAACAGTGGTTTTTAGTAACCATCATTAGTTAATCGATCTGCAAATTGCTTCTTTGGTATTTCTGTAACAAACTACTTTGCGGTCTATGACAGCAACCCTGTCACTAGGCCTACCTGATGGAAAACCAATAGCAATCGAACCTTTACCTTTGCCAAAAGATCAACCACCATTACCAGAACCAATGCCTTATTCACAAAAGGATAAACATAACGAAAAAGAAGAAAATCTTGACCAACATCAAGCACAGAAAGATAAATAAATTTTGTGAAAAAAGGATCTTCGATTTGAAAGTTCTTTTTTTATACCTATAACATCGCTTATGGTGACTCGATTTCAGGTTCAGCAAATTGAACTAATTCAGGGTGCTCCTTCATATCTTTTAAAACTTTTTCTCTTTGTTCTTTTGCAAGTTCTATATCTGTTTCTTCTAACCTTTCAATGTGATACGAATCTTGTCCAACAATAAGTTTCCATTCTTTTTCTTTTTGTTTTATCGGTAATGTATATGTAGCTAAATTCCCATTTTCAACAAGTTCGATAGTTGCTTCAAACTCAGTTTCACTTATTTTTTTAAGGTTTATTATTTTAGTATCAGTAATATGTTGTTTAGAAAAAAGGATTGAATATTGTTCCTTTTGATTTTCTTTATCCGGAAACCTTAAATCATCAGCATAATTTATAGCTGCTGCAATATTTTTTGTTTCTATGGCCTCCAAATAATTATCTACAATATTTTTAACCTGTTCATCCTTAGTTAAAGTCTCGTCAGCTGAACAACCAGCTAAAAGTACTAACACTAGAGTACTCAAAACTATAAACCTTCTCATTTTTACCATTCCCCTCTATGGAAATATTTACATCTTAAATTGTACCACAAGAATTTTTTCTATCTCCGCTTTAGTTCAACAAGAAGCAAAAAAGGATCTCCAAATTTGGAAGATCCTTTTTTATTGCCTATAAAGTTAATTATGTTAACTAGATCTGTATAAAGTATTCATGTGATACTTTGACGTTTTGTTGAACTAAAGGGTAAGAAAACAATAATTGCTTTTGAAATAATTGGAATAAGATGGAGGTATTAGAGGTAATTTGTGGAATTATATATCTAGTAATAATCCACCATAGGAAATATTCGGAAAGGAGGTTAAAATCATATATGTTTAAAAGAATAATAGTTCTTTATTTTTTTAGTATTAGTGTATTAGCAGGATGTTCGGACTTTTCAAATATTAAATCATCAGAGAAAAGTGCATCTATAAAGGAATCTGAAAAAAGTGAGTCTTTAAATGGTGAAGAGAAAATTAAGCTAAATGATTTTGAAAAAATTAATTATAGTCCAATAGATCTTAGTGAAGCTAGTGAATTTAAACTTCCAGATTTTGAATTAGAGAATGCTGAATGTATGATATTTGGACCTATCGATTTAAAAAAATCAGAGAAAATAACTCTTACATTTCAATTACAATCTAATGATTCTATAAACCATATGGGTGTAGGAATCATTAAAGACTTCATTCCAGATACTGAGTCAAATTATGAGATAGAAAAGATTAATTCAAAATCTATTGACAATGAATTAAAAGTTACATATACATCTCCAGTGGATTCTCAATTTTCAATTAGTATTTTAGGAACGATGGCAGATAATGTCGACGTTAAAAATGGAAAAATAATCAAGCATTAGGGGAGATTTATCATAAAGAATCTATTTTATTATTTAGTGAGTATTACAATATTATTTATTTCGTTGGCTTGTCCTACTATATCTGCTGAAGCTTCAAAGTCTACTAACACTTTAGATGATGATTTAATTTCCATAGATACTAGTATTGTGCCAGATTCATATGAGTTAGATGTACTTGTTAATAAAAATGACCCCAAAAAAGAAGACATTATCATTTTTGTAGACGATCATGTTTATAAAATTGTGAAGGGTAAATTAGTTGAGACTTCACCTATCTTTATGCCATATGCAACAGATAGCAAATCTGTAACACTTGATAATGGTTCTTACACTTCATGGAGTAAATATGCTTCTCAAGGTACAACAGTGCACACAGGATCAACCGGCCCTGCGGAACTAAGAGAACATAAAATAATGAATAGCAGTAATACAATTCTAAGTTCTATTAAAGGTAGCGCAGCTAGCATAGGGTGTCAAAAAACAGTAACATCGACTGGTACATATAAGTTCACTATCGTAAACCTTAGCGCAGCAACTCAAACTTGGAATTGGACCATTACTTTTTAACAGCAAAGTTGAATTATAAGGAATAATAAGGCTCTTACCTTAAGAAAGAGCGCAATAAGCAGTATAAAAGGATCTTCGACTGGTCTTACCCCCGTCAAGTAGACAATGAATAAAAGGGTACACTAATTAAGCAGCCGTAGCCCTAAATTCAGTAGGGCTGAGGTTGTTTAATTTCTTTTGAAAACGTTTATTATTATAAAACTTGATATATTTTCTTACTGCTGTTGTTACTTCTTTTGAAGTCTTGAATCGAGAACGGTAAAAACATTCTGTTTTAAAGTGGCTAAAAAAACTCTCTATACAAGCATTATCAAAACAATTTCCCTTTCGGGACATACTTACGTTTATATTGCTTCTTTTTAATAGTTGGTTATATCTTATTGAGGTGTACTGAAATCCTTGATCGCTATGCAATAGGAGTCCTTTGACATCTCTTTTTTTTATGGCTGATTTTAAAGTGTCAGTTACTAGTTTAAGATCATTTCTTTCACTTATCTTATACGAAACAACCTCATTATTGTAAAGGTCCAATATTGTAGATAAATAGATTTTCTTTCCATTAAATTTGAGACAGGTTATATCTGTCACCCATTTTTCATTTGGGCGTGTAGCTGAAAATTCTCTGTTTAAATAGTTATCAGAGACGACACATTTTTCTTTACGTCCAAAGTGCCTCCACTTCTTTTTTCGTATCTTTGCTTGAATTCCATATCTCTTCATTAAACGATAAATTCTTTTATGATTAACTCTTAGACTGTAGGTCTTTTTTAACCAAGTTTTGATTCTTGGATAACCATAACTCCAATTAATATCAGGATCTTGTTGGCATTTAATAATTTTTGTTACAATTGATTGATCTTCCAGCTCTTTTTTTGAAGGGTTATTTTGGCGTTTAAACCATTTATAATAACCACTCTTTGAAACACCTGCTATTTTACATAAGGTGATGATACTAAATTGTTTTTTAAGTTCATGGATTATTTTATATACTAACGATTTTTCTTTTCTTTTAACATCCCCCTTTTCGCAGCTAAGAGCTTTTTTAGAAAGGCATTTTCTGCTTCTAATCGATTTATTTTTTCTGCCTCACTTTCATAATATTTGTTAGGTCTACCTTTAAACTGGCTACGTGATGTTCCTCTTTTTTCCTCTAAGCCTTGGACTCCTTCACTTTTATAATCGATCGGGCAACGGATAACTCCTCTTTTAATTGACCTATATGGAAAAAAAGATACCCGATTAGAAGAATACAAACCGCATAGCCAATGATGATAGATCGTTTCATCTCTCTCTCCTTTCTTATAGTCCAAGAATTAATTTAGGATGTTCAACCATGTACTCTTCTTCTTGGGTCATTTCGTAATACACGGGCTCTAATTGAACGGTTTCGTTGGAGTAAAGAACTACTTCGTCATTGCAATACCGCTTTTTAGGGAATTTTATTGTAATCAAGTAAACTCCTAAATCCCACAAATAGTTATGAATCTTCTTTCCATCCTTCCTTAACTTATACAGAAGACCTGAGACCGCAAACGGAATGCCGATGTACAGGAAAACCGTTAAGCCTGGTATCAAGGAACCTATCCCATTGAAAAAGGTTCGGTATCTAAACATGATCGCTAAGATGAGAAGCGCAATGACTACTCTTGCAAGGGGTACACCAAACGGCAAGCTGAATTTTCCAAGTCGATACAAAGTAACAGGTTCTTCGAAAACTCCTTTGTAGTTATAGGTTTTCATTTTCTTCCTCCCTTGCTTCAGCAAAACTAATTGCCGATTAAAATATCTATTCCATTCTAGCTAACATTGTCAACGCTTTAAGTGACTAAATGAAATACATTTAGAGGCATATTGAAGAGCAGTGAGTTAAGTAAGTCAAAGTAAAAGTTTAGCGTTCCCACACCCACGTTATTCAGTTACATGTTCCTCCAATCCTTTTATAAGCAATTAAAAAACCACCTGTCTAACTTTTGACAGAAGTTAGTTCAGGTGGATTATCTCGTTATGACCACAATGGCTTCGACGGCATTATGTATATCTGTAATAAATCCCATAGGGGGTCTTATTTATAAGCTCAGAGATAACTGTTCTAAAAGTAAATTCTGATAAATATCTTGTAATTCTAAGTTTTTAAAGTCACTGATAAGCTGAGGTTTCAACCCAACTTCTTGCCTTTTTTTGATATCGTTTTTTATTGCCTCGATAATTGACTTCTTAATACTTTCTTCTAGTTCTTCAGGGGATTTTTTATTTTCATCACGATTATATAATTTAATTTTTAACTCTTTGGTTTTTAGTAAAAAATCCTCAAATTCCTCTTGGCTTCCTCTTTTTTCAAAATAAAGCTGTTGTTTTTTTTCAGTAGATCCATTCTCCATTATTTCTTTTTCAACTTGATCTATTTCCATCCAATCAGGAATTTTTTCAACACGTATTGGTTTCTTGGTTGTTCTTTGCTTTGATATCAGATTATTTTCAATGGCATTTCCATAATCCTTTTGTATTGCTTTTACAGTGTATGAACCTGTATGAGTGATTTGTGACGTTTTAAGACGCTCTTTGACATAGTTTACATTACGCTCTATTTGATCCTGCGAGAACTCATTTAAGATCCATTCTAATTTATCTTCTCCTACCCCAAGTACAATTAGTTGTTCTCTCAACCCACTGGTTTCTTGTAATATAGGATTTGCTTTGGGAAGACCTCTAATGGATTCATTTTCACTTTTACCTTTTAAATCCACTTGATCTCCAAGTTCCTTCAGCCTTTTTAACACTTTACCGTTAATCAGAAATTCAATACTAGTTACTTTTCTTCCCGTCTTTATCTCTGTAAAGATTATTTCAATATCGGTTTTTTCATTAATTTCTGATTGAGCTACCAAAAGTACGTGCCCTTAATATCTTAATAAATGCTATTAATGTTTGGAACACAGTATATTTAACAGAAGCAACTACAGTATTAAAGGAAAAAGGGTTATATAAGGAAGAGTTAATGCAGCACATATCCCCCTTAGGCTGGGAACATATCAATTTTCTTGGTGAATACTCCTTCGATTTTAGCAAGACGACAAATATAAAAGCATTAAAACCATTAACCATATAATAAAAAGGCCGAACTTCCTTAGAGTAGGAAAATCGGCTTTTTTCATGTCGAATTTTGCTTAGCGTATGTTTTCCGCGTTTTGCTACCGGGACCCCAGCATGTGGATTTCAAGTGGAAACAAAACGTGCAAAACCAATTATTACAAAAGAAGACTGTGAACGTGAATTAAAGACAATTTATAAAAAACATGGGCGAGTTTCATTTAATGAATTAAAAAATTTATCAACCATATCCCTTTCAACGTTTTTTAGAAAGTTCCATACTACAAAAATAAGTGAGATCTGGGATGAGGTATTAAGTGATAAAAAAGCTTAGTCTCTTA contains these protein-coding regions:
- a CDS encoding protein-glutamine gamma-glutamyltransferase; this translates as MYISSFERKLRKNIIVSARAMNQSNVGFEVFARSRCNPQYWHLTSTGGFQLWQGVKPSDAIQDIYINSSQYAFECATGKVIIYYHAVLSLIGEYLFNQLFQNIYLYSWHADPDLGLRSIYSHRFLPGDVVYFNNPDFNPRTPQWRGENAVVLGDGTYFGHGLAIKTAEQMIHALNKRRKPGANQSAYLTNLVTRPSFKHLAKFSMSQRDYSIYKYQHIVVHHNESSISFDRYLFYLNKVYNQMT
- a CDS encoding IS3 family transposase; translated protein: MRSRKCLSKKALSCEKGDVKRKEKSLVYKIIHELKKQFSIITLCKIAGVSKSGYYKWFKRQNNPSKKELEDQSIVTKIIKCQQDPDINWSYGYPRIKTWLKKTYSLRVNHKRIYRLMKRYGIQAKIRKKKWRHFGRKEKCVVSDNYLNREFSATRPNEKWVTDITCLKFNGKKIYLSTILDLYNNEVVSYKISERNDLKLVTDTLKSAIKKRDVKGLLLHSDQGFQYTSIRYNQLLKRSNINVSMSRKGNCFDNACIESFFSHFKTECFYRSRFKTSKEVTTAVRKYIKFYNNKRFQKKLNNLSPTEFRATAA
- a CDS encoding conjugal transfer protein is translated as MKTYNYKGVFEEPVTLYRLGKFSLPFGVPLARVVIALLILAIMFRYRTFFNGIGSLIPGLTVFLYIGIPFAVSGLLYKLRKDGKKIHNYLWDLGVYLITIKFPKKRYCNDEVVLYSNETVQLEPVYYEMTQEEEYMVEHPKLILGL
- a CDS encoding replication initiation protein — protein: MVAQSEINEKTDIEIIFTEIKTGRKVTSIEFLINGKVLKRLKELGDQVDLKGKSENESIRGLPKANPILQETSGLREQLIVLGVGEDKLEWILNEFSQDQIERNVNYVKERLKTSQITHTGSYTVKAIQKDYGNAIENNLISKQRTTKKPIRVEKIPDWMEIDQVEKEIMENGSTEKKQQLYFEKRGSQEEFEDFLLKTKELKIKLYNRDENKKSPEELEESIKKSIIEAIKNDIKKRQEVGLKPQLISDFKNLELQDIYQNLLLEQLSLSL
- a CDS encoding Tn3 family transposase, producing MLINAINVWNTVYLTEATTVLKEKGLYKEELMQHISPLGWEHINFLGEYSFDFSKTTNIKALKPLTI